One genomic region from Croceicoccus sp. YJ47 encodes:
- a CDS encoding NAD(P)-dependent alcohol dehydrogenase, which yields MKAAKVTNPATLESLKIVDLDDPGAPAAGEIRVRLHASSLNFHDYSVVSGRLPTADGRIPMADGAGVVEAVGAGVTEFSEGDRVVSTFFPTWLDGTPAISDFSTTPGDGIDGYAREWVVRPTSYFTHAPKGYSHAEAATLTTAALTAWRALVVNGGIKAGESVLVLGTGGVSIFALQLAKAMGATVIATSSSDEKLERVRALGADHTINYKTTPEWGDAVRDLTDGRGVDHVVEVGGPGTLPQSINAVTIGGHIALIGVLTGAGGEVPTALLMRGQARLQGLVVGNRRMQQDLVRALGATGIRPVIDRSFPLDQIANAFRHEESGQHFGKIVLEW from the coding sequence ATGAAAGCTGCCAAGGTTACGAATCCGGCCACGCTGGAATCGCTGAAAATCGTCGACCTCGATGATCCCGGCGCGCCGGCGGCTGGCGAGATCCGGGTCCGGCTCCACGCCAGCTCGCTCAACTTCCACGATTACAGTGTCGTTTCGGGCCGCCTGCCGACCGCCGACGGACGCATTCCGATGGCGGACGGCGCCGGCGTGGTCGAAGCTGTCGGTGCGGGCGTCACCGAATTTTCCGAAGGCGACCGCGTCGTCTCGACATTCTTTCCGACATGGCTGGACGGCACACCGGCGATCAGCGATTTCAGCACGACGCCCGGCGACGGCATCGACGGATATGCGCGCGAATGGGTCGTTCGTCCGACATCCTATTTCACCCACGCGCCGAAAGGATATAGCCATGCCGAGGCCGCGACGCTGACGACCGCCGCGCTCACCGCATGGCGAGCGCTCGTCGTGAATGGCGGAATAAAGGCCGGAGAGAGCGTGCTCGTGCTCGGCACAGGCGGCGTGTCCATTTTCGCGCTGCAACTGGCCAAGGCGATGGGCGCGACGGTCATCGCGACCTCGTCATCCGATGAAAAGCTCGAGCGCGTCCGCGCGCTCGGCGCAGATCACACCATCAATTACAAGACGACACCCGAATGGGGCGATGCCGTGCGCGATCTCACCGACGGGCGCGGCGTCGACCATGTGGTCGAGGTCGGCGGACCCGGCACCTTGCCGCAGTCGATCAATGCAGTGACCATCGGCGGGCATATCGCGCTGATCGGCGTGCTGACGGGTGCGGGCGGCGAAGTGCCGACGGCACTGCTCATGCGCGGCCAGGCACGGCTTCAGGGGCTGGTCGTGGGCAATCGGCGAATGCAGCAGGATCTTGTCCGCGCGCTTGGCGCAACCGGCATCCGACCGGTAATCGACCGCAGCTTTCCGCTCGATCAGATCGCCAATGCGTTCCGTCATGAAGAATCAGGCCAGCATTTTGGCAAGATCGTGCTCGAATGGTGA
- a CDS encoding ABC-F family ATP-binding cassette domain-containing protein, whose protein sequence is MLNIKDITVRLGGRSILDGASASLPPRGRVGLVGRNGAGKSTLVRVIADMLEPDGGSVEMPKGSRIGYIAQEAPAGQATPFDTVLAADTERAALMEESESCTEPVRLAEVHERLLAIDAYSAPARASRILVGLGFDEAAQHRPLDSFSGGWRMRVALASLLFSAPDLLLLDEPSNHLDLEAVLWLEDFLKSYPATILLVSHERDFLNNVVDHILHLSGGRLTIYPGGYDAFERQRAERQAQLASAKAKQESERKKLQDYVARNSARASTAKQAQSRAKALARMQPIAELIDDPSLSFDFPSPDELRPPLVTLDEASVGYDGSPVLRRLDLRLDENERMALLGRNGNGKTTLARLLAGQLDPIEGAMNASPKMRVGYFTQYQVEELDRGDTPLQHMSRLMKDAKPAQVRAQLGRFGFSGPKAETEVGRLSGGERARLALALITREAPHMLILDEPTNHLDVDAREALIQALNAYSGAVVIVSHDRHMLEMTADRLVLVDAGTAKDFDGSIDDYIAFVLAKDPSEGGKGDSANANNRKEQRRANAEAREKSQALRKAARKAEKDMETHAAAIRLHDQAMFDPGSAQGALAKMTMTELMKRRAELQDKLDEAEAVWLEASETLEAGGV, encoded by the coding sequence ATGTTGAACATCAAGGATATCACCGTCCGCCTTGGCGGCCGTTCCATTCTCGACGGCGCGAGTGCCAGCCTTCCGCCGCGCGGCCGGGTCGGGCTGGTCGGGCGCAACGGGGCGGGAAAATCGACGCTGGTGCGCGTCATCGCCGACATGCTGGAGCCGGACGGCGGCAGCGTCGAGATGCCAAAGGGCAGCCGCATCGGCTATATCGCGCAGGAAGCTCCCGCCGGGCAAGCGACCCCGTTCGATACGGTGCTGGCCGCCGATACCGAACGCGCCGCGTTGATGGAGGAAAGCGAAAGCTGCACCGAACCGGTCCGGCTCGCCGAGGTGCACGAACGCCTGCTCGCCATCGATGCCTATTCCGCGCCGGCACGCGCGTCGCGCATTCTCGTCGGCTTGGGCTTCGACGAGGCGGCGCAGCATCGCCCGCTCGACAGTTTCTCCGGCGGGTGGCGGATGCGCGTGGCGCTGGCCTCGCTGCTGTTTTCGGCGCCGGACCTGCTTTTGCTCGACGAGCCGTCGAACCATCTCGATCTGGAGGCGGTGCTGTGGCTGGAGGATTTTCTCAAATCCTATCCGGCCACAATTTTGCTGGTGAGCCACGAACGCGATTTTCTCAACAATGTGGTCGATCATATCCTGCATCTGAGCGGGGGGCGGCTCACGATCTATCCCGGTGGCTATGACGCGTTCGAGCGTCAGCGCGCGGAACGACAGGCGCAGCTCGCCTCCGCCAAGGCGAAGCAGGAGAGCGAGCGCAAGAAGCTGCAGGATTACGTCGCGCGCAATTCGGCGCGTGCCTCCACCGCAAAGCAGGCGCAATCGCGGGCCAAGGCGCTCGCCCGGATGCAGCCGATTGCCGAGTTGATCGACGATCCTTCGCTGAGCTTCGATTTTCCCAGCCCGGACGAATTGCGCCCGCCGCTCGTCACGCTGGACGAGGCGAGCGTGGGGTATGACGGAAGTCCGGTGCTGCGCAGGCTCGACCTGCGGCTGGACGAGAATGAGCGGATGGCGCTGCTCGGCCGGAACGGCAATGGCAAGACGACGCTGGCGCGCCTGCTCGCCGGGCAGCTCGACCCGATCGAGGGGGCGATGAACGCCTCGCCGAAAATGCGGGTCGGCTATTTCACGCAGTATCAGGTCGAGGAACTCGACCGCGGCGACACTCCGCTTCAGCATATGAGCCGGCTGATGAAGGATGCGAAACCGGCGCAGGTGCGGGCGCAGCTTGGCCGCTTCGGCTTTTCCGGGCCAAAGGCGGAAACCGAGGTCGGGCGCCTTTCGGGCGGGGAGCGGGCGCGGTTGGCGCTGGCGCTGATCACGCGGGAGGCGCCGCACATGCTGATTCTCGACGAGCCGACGAACCATCTCGACGTCGACGCGCGCGAGGCGTTGATTCAGGCGCTCAATGCCTATTCCGGCGCGGTCGTCATTGTCAGCCACGATCGTCACATGCTGGAGATGACGGCGGACCGGCTCGTGCTTGTCGATGCAGGCACGGCCAAGGATTTCGACGGCTCGATCGACGACTACATTGCGTTCGTCCTGGCGAAGGATCCCTCTGAAGGGGGGAAGGGTGATTCGGCCAATGCGAACAACCGCAAGGAGCAACGCCGCGCCAATGCCGAGGCACGCGAAAAGAGCCAGGCGCTCAGGAAGGCAGCGCGTAAGGCGGAAAAGGACATGGAAACCCATGCGGCCGCGATCCGCCTCCACGATCAGGCGATGTTCGACCCGGGCTCGGCACAGGGCGCGCTGGCAAAGATGACGATGACCGAGCTCATGAAACGCCGGGCCGAGTTGCAGGACAAGCTCGATGAAGCCGAGGCGGTCTGGCTCGAGGCGAGCGAGACGCTCGAAGCAGGGGGCGTGTAG
- a CDS encoding UvrB/UvrC motif-containing protein: MDDTIENLRKAMEDAAAAMDFEEARRLRDRINLLRLGADADGAADADTSGLTRQQPGRMGLGTGRQSVEPPAGWTRPKKPDPMTRGRNRRRREEP; this comes from the coding sequence ATGGACGATACGATCGAAAACCTGCGCAAAGCCATGGAAGACGCCGCAGCGGCGATGGATTTCGAAGAGGCGCGGCGACTGCGCGACCGTATCAACCTGCTGAGGCTCGGCGCCGACGCCGACGGTGCGGCGGATGCGGATACGAGCGGGCTGACCCGGCAACAGCCTGGCCGCATGGGGCTTGGCACCGGGCGCCAGTCGGTCGAGCCGCCCGCGGGATGGACGCGCCCGAAAAAGCCCGATCCCATGACGCGCGGACGAAACAGGCGCCGCCGCGAGGAGCCCTGA
- a CDS encoding GGDEF domain-containing protein — MKSPWGRAFHRGHGILDGFGPRAGAPALDAAAPDGFAIRRRLRAMLSLLAGGTIALLALLVVLRPQVAHARTLHLSDFCYAVTALSTDDPPGADAYDCAGPPEEYNTRSLWLRLKRTGAEDADAEAVLIIGNTRFERMEVRFVGVTGNVARYAVAVGDFSEHWRPGSKIAFSDHALNAPLESIVLRVDRLSDVQFLRMNITHDDEAALQFAALAATIGAGLTLLLIGALYNAGLAVAMRSGSAAWQGAWAACVLVWGLIWSQMILAFVPGLAGRTSAQIATFLACLAIFLATASVVSAIREARVPRTLRRITAGAGALIGLSGVPLALMRTGPLHLLADIIGILVLGVLVLCAACIVVAWRRGHAPAISLGRAWAVPMLALGSVQVFDTQGMFWGGGSQVIVLYAAAWQTLWLAISTTAKYAHLRNERDRARSAEAIAYRMARQDALTGLGNRLHFIEAAEAMFGAGAGVSPVALLLIDVDRFKAINDGFGHDVGDEVLRCIADTLRRTSPAGFPVARMGGEEFVILTHGLAGSPLTAFAERVRTAVAECRHDALGDGSRPITVSIGVAETRGQTAYDTLYRMADQALYAAKEAGRNRVHIAAVPNSPATARPLAPEPDTARPASRIGAPTP; from the coding sequence ATGAAATCGCCGTGGGGACGGGCGTTTCATAGGGGGCACGGGATTTTGGACGGGTTCGGCCCGCGCGCCGGTGCGCCTGCGCTCGACGCTGCGGCGCCGGATGGTTTCGCGATCCGGCGGCGCCTGCGCGCGATGCTGTCGCTTCTGGCGGGGGGAACAATCGCTCTGCTCGCGCTACTTGTGGTCCTTCGCCCACAGGTCGCACATGCCCGCACTCTGCATCTTTCCGATTTCTGTTATGCCGTCACCGCCCTGTCCACCGATGATCCGCCGGGTGCCGATGCCTACGATTGCGCCGGGCCGCCGGAGGAATACAACACGCGAAGCCTGTGGCTGCGGCTGAAGCGCACAGGGGCTGAGGATGCCGATGCCGAGGCGGTTCTCATCATCGGGAATACGCGGTTCGAACGCATGGAGGTCCGCTTTGTCGGGGTGACGGGAAATGTGGCCCGCTATGCCGTTGCGGTCGGCGATTTTTCCGAACACTGGCGCCCCGGTTCCAAGATCGCGTTTTCGGACCATGCGTTGAACGCACCGCTGGAATCCATCGTCCTCAGGGTCGACCGGCTTTCCGACGTGCAGTTCCTGCGCATGAACATCACGCATGACGACGAGGCCGCGCTTCAGTTCGCGGCCCTGGCGGCGACGATCGGGGCGGGGCTGACGCTGCTGTTGATCGGTGCGCTTTACAATGCCGGCCTTGCCGTCGCGATGCGCTCTGGAAGCGCGGCGTGGCAGGGGGCCTGGGCGGCATGCGTGCTGGTCTGGGGGCTGATCTGGTCGCAGATGATCCTCGCCTTCGTGCCCGGACTTGCGGGACGGACCTCGGCACAGATCGCGACGTTTCTCGCCTGCCTGGCGATATTCCTCGCCACGGCCAGCGTGGTGAGCGCAATCCGCGAGGCGAGGGTGCCGCGCACCTTGCGCCGGATCACGGCGGGGGCGGGGGCGCTCATCGGTCTATCGGGCGTACCGCTTGCGCTCATGAGGACGGGCCCGCTGCATCTTCTGGCGGATATTATCGGCATTCTCGTTCTTGGCGTGCTGGTGCTGTGCGCGGCGTGCATCGTGGTGGCGTGGCGGCGCGGGCATGCGCCTGCGATCTCGCTCGGCCGGGCGTGGGCGGTGCCGATGCTCGCGCTCGGCAGTGTGCAGGTGTTCGATACGCAGGGCATGTTCTGGGGCGGCGGATCGCAGGTCATCGTGCTTTACGCCGCGGCGTGGCAGACGCTCTGGCTCGCCATATCGACGACGGCGAAATATGCGCATTTGCGCAACGAACGCGATCGTGCGCGCAGCGCGGAGGCCATCGCCTATCGCATGGCGCGGCAGGATGCGCTGACCGGGCTGGGCAATCGGCTGCATTTTATCGAAGCGGCAGAAGCGATGTTCGGCGCCGGTGCCGGCGTGTCGCCGGTGGCGCTTTTGCTGATCGATGTGGACCGGTTCAAGGCGATCAATGACGGGTTCGGGCACGATGTCGGCGACGAGGTGTTGCGGTGCATTGCCGATACGCTCCGCCGTACGTCGCCCGCAGGTTTTCCGGTCGCGCGGATGGGCGGGGAAGAGTTCGTGATCCTGACGCACGGGTTGGCGGGCAGTCCGCTCACCGCCTTTGCGGAGCGGGTGCGGACGGCGGTGGCGGAATGCCGGCACGATGCGCTCGGCGACGGATCGCGGCCCATTACCGTGAGTATAGGGGTCGCCGAAACGCGCGGGCAGACCGCGTATGACACGCTTTACCGCATGGCGGATCAGGCGCTCTATGCCGCGAAGGAAGCGGGACGGAACCGGGTGCATATCGCCGCGGTGCCGAATAGCCCGGCGACGGCGCGTCCGCTTGCACCAGAGCCCGATACCGCACGGCCTGCCTCCCGCATCGGCGCGCCGACGCCGTGA